The proteins below come from a single Nitrospirota bacterium genomic window:
- a CDS encoding DUF4412 domain-containing protein — MAKSAPFESAPVFATCLIVLTLLLGEEAAYADEKAAQGAPSSVRPKEKAWLLVQKSQFEEQVFKIELYLQADRIRVNMSGEPSPTDGTLRVDKTEIWNLREGRISNVDHVRKTAYFTPLTEDRDQIIGEFGGRNEGLSLRPLGTKRKVSTYACSEYEVVVSGEAFGKVCYSKDLPKPLLKLYRAVGERIEKARGPSVITQVDLRTEGFLMSYVDEENAVTEITSIQEIPIGTEIFEVPPDYRDTSAERSRPVPPSPEEEGLPAGE; from the coding sequence GTGGCGAAATCCGCACCGTTTGAGTCGGCCCCCGTGTTCGCGACCTGCCTGATCGTCCTCACCCTCCTCCTGGGCGAGGAGGCGGCCTACGCGGATGAGAAAGCCGCCCAGGGAGCACCCAGTTCCGTCCGGCCGAAGGAGAAGGCGTGGCTCCTCGTCCAGAAAAGCCAATTCGAGGAGCAGGTGTTCAAGATCGAGCTCTATCTGCAAGCCGACCGGATCCGCGTGAACATGTCCGGCGAGCCTTCGCCGACCGACGGCACGCTCCGAGTGGACAAAACCGAGATCTGGAATCTTCGGGAAGGGCGAATCTCGAATGTCGACCACGTCCGGAAAACGGCGTACTTCACACCGCTCACGGAAGACCGGGACCAGATTATCGGTGAGTTCGGCGGTCGGAATGAAGGCCTGAGCCTGCGTCCCCTGGGGACGAAGCGAAAAGTTTCCACTTATGCGTGCTCGGAATACGAGGTGGTTGTTTCGGGTGAGGCATTCGGCAAAGTCTGCTACTCGAAGGATCTTCCGAAGCCCCTGCTCAAACTCTACCGGGCGGTGGGCGAGAGAATTGAAAAGGCGCGGGGGCCGAGTGTGATCACGCAGGTGGACCTCCGTACGGAGGGCTTTCTGATGTCCTATGTGGATGAAGAGAATGCGGTGACCGAGATCACGAGCATCCAAGAGATCCCAATCGGGACCGAGATCTTTGAGGTGCCACCGGACTACCGGGATACTTCCGCCGAGCGCTCCCGGCCTGTTCCCCCGTCTCCGGAAGAAGAGGGGCTGCCGGCGGGAGAGTAG